From the Maioricimonas rarisocia genome, one window contains:
- a CDS encoding MFS transporter, whose amino-acid sequence MTARPTTYRYRTLGWLTFAAALAYLCRNAVGVAESTIREDLGLTLEQSGWFMGAFFWTYALFQVPSGWLSQHYGTRIALTGFALAWSVATIGLGVAPGFWLLIVAQLLMGVAQAGIFPASCNSIGHWMPLAQRSLACGILAAGMQVGAITAGALTGELMIPFGWRGVFILYAVPGLLWAATFAARFRDWPEQSPGVNDQELELILAGRGEDELESQHEMSELAAWRAIATSPVIWMLCGQQICRAAGYMFFASWFPTFLQETRGVSVRDSGYLQGLVLTGTLTGAISGGTLTDWIWLKTGNLRLSRSGVGAAFLGGCAVLILCAWFVKSAVLAVVLLTAGAFFAALAGPCAFATTIDIGGTRVPQVFGLMNMSGNFAAAACPVLVGMLFRWTANWNLVLLLFAGVYFTGAICWAFVNPQRTIGVSSNH is encoded by the coding sequence ATGACAGCACGCCCGACGACGTACCGGTACCGCACGCTCGGCTGGCTCACCTTTGCGGCCGCGCTCGCGTACCTGTGTCGCAATGCCGTCGGCGTGGCCGAGAGCACGATCCGCGAAGACCTGGGGCTGACGCTCGAGCAGTCCGGATGGTTTATGGGAGCGTTTTTCTGGACCTATGCGCTGTTTCAGGTCCCCAGTGGCTGGCTGTCCCAGCATTACGGCACCCGCATTGCGCTGACCGGTTTCGCCCTGGCCTGGTCGGTGGCGACCATCGGTCTGGGTGTAGCCCCGGGGTTCTGGCTGCTGATCGTGGCGCAGTTGCTGATGGGCGTCGCACAGGCAGGAATCTTTCCGGCTTCGTGCAATTCGATCGGACACTGGATGCCGCTCGCGCAGCGGTCGCTCGCTTGCGGGATTCTCGCGGCCGGCATGCAGGTCGGCGCGATTACGGCTGGGGCGCTGACGGGCGAACTGATGATCCCGTTCGGCTGGCGGGGCGTGTTCATCCTCTACGCCGTCCCGGGACTGCTGTGGGCAGCCACGTTCGCAGCCCGGTTCCGCGACTGGCCCGAGCAGTCCCCCGGCGTCAACGATCAGGAACTGGAACTGATTCTTGCCGGCCGGGGAGAAGACGAACTGGAGTCGCAGCACGAGATGAGCGAACTGGCCGCCTGGCGGGCCATCGCGACGAGTCCGGTCATCTGGATGCTGTGCGGCCAGCAGATCTGCCGTGCGGCCGGCTACATGTTCTTTGCGAGCTGGTTCCCGACGTTTCTGCAGGAGACCCGGGGCGTATCGGTGCGGGATTCCGGCTATCTGCAGGGACTGGTGCTGACGGGAACGCTGACCGGAGCCATCTCCGGCGGGACGCTGACCGACTGGATCTGGCTGAAGACCGGCAATCTGCGGCTCAGTCGCAGCGGCGTGGGGGCGGCGTTCCTCGGCGGCTGCGCGGTTCTGATCCTTTGTGCCTGGTTCGTGAAGAGTGCCGTCCTGGCGGTTGTGCTGCTGACGGCCGGAGCGTTCTTCGCGGCACTGGCCGGTCCATGTGCATTCGCGACAACCATCGACATCGGCGGCACGCGGGTGCCGCAGGTGTTCGGGCTGATGAACATGTCGGGCAACTTCGCGGCAGCCGCCTGTCCGGTGCTGGTGGGGATGCTGTTCAGGTGGACGGCCAACTGGAATCTGGTGCTGCTGCTGTTCGCCGGCGTTTATTTCACAGGAGCGATCTGCTGGGCATTCGTGAATCCGCAACGCACCATCGGAGTTTCATCAAACCACTGA